A region from the Sulfitobacter sp. D7 genome encodes:
- a CDS encoding winged helix-turn-helix domain-containing protein → MRVLVVEDDGETAEYICTSLKALGHVTKHASDGKQGFLDALDNDFDVIVVDRMLPGLDGLTLVKSVRGANVDTPILFLSALGGLNDRVNGLEAGADDYLVKPFAFSELSARLTALARRPPMQAEETRLQVADLEIDLIRHTVCRSGQEIAVQPREFRLLSYLMKNAERVVTRTMLLEAVWDFHFDPNTNVVETHISRLRNKIDKPFEQPLIHTVRGAGYSLHG, encoded by the coding sequence ATGCGGGTGCTTGTTGTAGAAGATGATGGCGAAACGGCTGAGTATATCTGCACGAGCCTGAAGGCACTTGGCCATGTGACGAAACATGCGTCGGATGGCAAACAGGGCTTCCTCGATGCGCTGGACAATGACTTTGATGTCATCGTAGTCGACCGGATGCTGCCCGGCTTGGATGGGTTGACCCTCGTCAAATCAGTGCGCGGTGCGAACGTTGATACGCCGATCCTGTTCTTGAGCGCGCTCGGCGGTTTGAACGACCGGGTGAATGGATTGGAAGCCGGGGCGGACGACTATCTTGTGAAACCTTTTGCGTTTTCTGAGCTCTCCGCGCGCCTAACTGCACTTGCACGCCGCCCCCCGATGCAGGCCGAAGAAACGCGACTTCAGGTTGCCGATCTGGAGATTGACCTGATCCGCCATACTGTGTGCCGATCCGGTCAGGAGATCGCCGTGCAGCCGCGCGAGTTTCGCCTGCTATCCTATCTTATGAAGAACGCCGAGCGGGTGGTGACACGCACCATGTTGCTGGAAGCAGTTTGGGATTTTCACTTTGATCCGAACACCAATGTCGTTGAGACGCATATCAGCCGTCTACGCAACAAGATCGACAAACCCTTCGAGCAGCCGTTGATCCATACCGTTCGGGGCGCTGGATACAGCCTTCATGGATAA
- a CDS encoding ArnT family glycosyltransferase → MAAIDPKFDTAVRQEHAGRLGLTRSDQRFLLFALGALFALRLLALFWWPFTDSTEARYAEIARKMVETGDWVTPQFDYGVPFWGKPPLHTWLSALGMKLFGVGAFGARIFIFAASLGVLSLIFTWVRQHRGADQALVVTTVLASSLMFFGASAFVMTDMGMVLGTTLSMIGFYNCLMDSPARSAWGRWFFVGIAIGLLAKGPVALVITMIALVPWLALTGRWRELHGFPWLSGLLIAAALTLPWYILAEIKTPGFLRYFLVGEHFQRFVVPGWQGDLYGSGHQQPKGLIWVYAGATFLPWSLFFLALLSRPGSCVNEVTGNDRGWHSYLALWVVAPLILFTPAANILPAYALPGLPAAAVLLVSLWAQVRGQPGWWGRRATAVAIGLVGAAFLTVTILARYQPESVTNRSERALVIAAQSYDLDVQITYWGGRSFSAEFYTRGRVKFTERTATFDIFADNGLRDAVAIPRAVASEIAPYLGPRFGPAGRFGHRILFVEDLDQGEAS, encoded by the coding sequence ATGGCCGCAATCGATCCCAAATTCGACACAGCCGTGCGGCAAGAGCATGCGGGGCGCCTTGGCTTAACGCGCAGCGACCAACGGTTCCTGCTGTTTGCGCTCGGTGCTTTGTTCGCCTTGCGTCTGCTTGCCCTGTTCTGGTGGCCTTTCACAGATTCAACAGAAGCCCGTTATGCCGAGATCGCGCGTAAGATGGTCGAGACCGGGGACTGGGTCACACCTCAGTTCGACTATGGCGTCCCGTTTTGGGGCAAACCTCCCTTACATACTTGGCTGTCTGCCTTGGGGATGAAGCTCTTTGGCGTTGGGGCCTTCGGCGCACGGATATTCATATTTGCTGCGTCGTTGGGGGTGTTAAGCCTAATTTTCACTTGGGTGCGCCAGCATCGAGGCGCAGATCAGGCTCTTGTCGTGACCACGGTGCTCGCCTCATCTTTAATGTTTTTCGGCGCGTCGGCTTTCGTGATGACGGACATGGGCATGGTGCTTGGCACTACGTTAAGCATGATCGGCTTCTACAACTGCTTGATGGACAGCCCCGCGCGCAGTGCATGGGGACGGTGGTTCTTTGTCGGCATCGCTATCGGCCTTTTGGCGAAGGGACCGGTCGCGCTTGTCATCACGATGATCGCGCTTGTGCCGTGGCTCGCGCTGACAGGGCGCTGGCGCGAACTACATGGATTTCCTTGGTTGTCGGGGCTATTGATCGCGGCGGCGCTGACCCTTCCTTGGTATATCCTTGCCGAGATCAAGACGCCGGGTTTCCTGCGCTACTTTCTTGTCGGAGAACACTTCCAGCGCTTTGTCGTGCCGGGCTGGCAGGGGGATCTTTACGGGTCCGGCCATCAGCAGCCCAAAGGCCTGATCTGGGTCTATGCCGGGGCTACGTTTCTGCCGTGGAGCTTGTTTTTCTTGGCCTTACTTTCCCGGCCGGGTTCTTGCGTCAACGAGGTGACGGGCAATGACCGGGGCTGGCACAGCTATCTCGCACTTTGGGTCGTTGCGCCGCTGATCCTCTTCACGCCCGCCGCAAACATATTGCCAGCCTATGCTTTGCCCGGGCTTCCCGCCGCAGCGGTTCTCTTGGTGTCGCTTTGGGCGCAAGTGAGGGGGCAGCCGGGCTGGTGGGGTCGAAGAGCGACAGCCGTGGCCATCGGCCTCGTTGGGGCAGCATTTCTAACGGTGACGATTCTGGCGCGCTACCAGCCAGAAAGCGTCACCAATCGATCCGAGCGCGCATTGGTAATTGCGGCGCAAAGTTACGACCTTGATGTGCAGATTACCTATTGGGGCGGTCGCAGCTTTTCTGCCGAGTTCTATACCCGCGGTCGCGTCAAATTCACCGAACGAACCGCGACATTCGACATTTTCGCTGACAATGGCCTGCGCGACGCGGTGGCCATCCCGAGGGCTGTCGCCTCGGAAATCGCTCCCTATTTGGGACCGCGGTTTGGCCCCGCCGGACGGTTCGGGCACCGCATTTTGTTTGTCGAAGATCTGGATCAGGGGGAAGCATCATGA
- a CDS encoding glycosyltransferase family 2 protein, whose product MNRRPEGFEKPRIVPPAKQVPDLSFVIPAFNEAGNIARTVAQVEAHARRLVPSFEIIIVDDGSLDGTFEESRELCARYPLRVLRLSRNFGKEHAIMAGLERTVGAAVVILDADLQEPLFHLETMLKHRAEGYEMVYAVRAQRRDETWRKRLFTRAFYALLNIGGDTAIPANARDFRLMDRRVVDALCALPERNRFMKGLYGWVGFRTKAVAIELNPRATGASKFGFAGLFKLGLTGLTSFTAWPLRVWTGVGMTIAACSILYALWIAVRTLIFGIDVPGWSTLVVAVMLLGGVQLISIGVLGEYLSRVFTEVKGRPGFIIAEDFSADSEHL is encoded by the coding sequence ATGAACCGTCGTCCCGAAGGGTTTGAAAAGCCCCGGATCGTTCCGCCTGCAAAGCAAGTTCCTGATCTTTCCTTTGTGATCCCCGCGTTCAATGAGGCGGGCAATATCGCCAGAACGGTGGCCCAGGTAGAGGCGCATGCCCGCAGGCTGGTGCCCAGCTTCGAGATCATCATTGTGGATGACGGCAGCCTTGATGGAACATTTGAAGAAAGCCGAGAGCTATGCGCCAGATATCCGCTTCGTGTGCTGCGCCTGTCGCGGAATTTCGGCAAGGAACATGCGATCATGGCCGGTCTGGAGCGCACGGTGGGTGCAGCGGTGGTTATCCTCGATGCTGATCTTCAGGAACCCCTTTTTCATCTCGAAACCATGTTGAAACATCGCGCCGAGGGGTATGAGATGGTCTATGCCGTCCGCGCGCAACGCCGGGACGAGACATGGCGTAAACGGTTATTCACCCGCGCGTTCTACGCCCTGCTAAATATCGGCGGCGACACCGCGATACCAGCCAATGCGCGCGATTTTAGGCTCATGGATCGACGGGTTGTCGATGCGCTCTGCGCTTTGCCAGAGCGCAACCGCTTCATGAAAGGGCTGTATGGTTGGGTTGGCTTTCGCACCAAGGCTGTGGCGATTGAGTTGAACCCGCGCGCGACCGGGGCCTCTAAATTCGGCTTTGCTGGCTTGTTTAAGTTAGGTTTGACCGGCCTCACGTCCTTCACTGCTTGGCCGCTGCGGGTCTGGACAGGGGTTGGTATGACCATTGCTGCCTGTTCGATCCTCTACGCCCTCTGGATTGCCGTCCGCACCCTGATCTTCGGCATCGACGTGCCGGGTTGGTCGACCCTTGTGGTGGCCGTTATGTTATTGGGTGGGGTGCAGCTTATCTCCATCGGTGTGTTGGGCGAATACCTCTCGCGGGTCTTTACCGAGGTCAAAGGCCGTCCTGGCTTTATCATCGCCGAGGATTTTTCAGCAGATTCGGAGCACCTGTGA
- a CDS encoding GtrA family protein — translation MWRQLLRFGMVGLLATFVHMMIGFLLIQSTWHPLLANLLAFTIAFVVSFIGHLGFSFADQEVSASSALWKFALVALIGFAINEGLLIMLLSEGGLSDTVSLWISTGSAAVLTFALSRLWAFRSPHKAGGPVDVEPSANLTNQ, via the coding sequence ATGTGGCGCCAGTTGTTGCGGTTCGGGATGGTCGGTCTGCTCGCGACCTTCGTTCACATGATGATCGGCTTTCTGCTGATCCAGTCGACCTGGCATCCTCTTTTGGCGAACCTGCTCGCCTTCACAATCGCTTTCGTGGTCAGCTTCATCGGCCATCTCGGATTTTCCTTTGCCGATCAGGAAGTCAGCGCATCAAGCGCGCTGTGGAAATTTGCGCTTGTCGCCCTGATCGGCTTTGCCATTAACGAAGGGCTTCTGATCATGTTGCTATCCGAAGGGGGTCTATCCGACACAGTGAGCCTGTGGATCTCAACCGGTTCCGCGGCGGTTTTGACTTTTGCACTCAGCAGATTGTGGGCGTTTCGCAGCCCGCACAAAGCCGGCGGGCCGGTCGATGTGGAACCGTCTGCCAATCTAACCAATCAGTAA
- a CDS encoding PepSY domain-containing protein produces the protein MKRLISLTALIAAGAVAMAGMALAETENAKKMTLFSVAQIDIQKALTIALEGVDGKITSIEFESEDGKAVYEAVAVAPDGSMTEILIDANDGSVIAQGPFMDDDDEKDDDNG, from the coding sequence ATGAAACGTTTGATTTCCCTTACCGCACTTATTGCCGCAGGTGCGGTCGCGATGGCCGGAATGGCACTGGCTGAAACAGAAAATGCGAAAAAAATGACACTGTTCTCTGTAGCGCAGATCGACATCCAGAAAGCACTCACCATTGCTTTGGAAGGTGTGGATGGCAAGATCACCTCAATTGAATTCGAAAGCGAGGATGGTAAGGCTGTCTACGAGGCAGTCGCCGTCGCCCCGGATGGGTCCATGACCGAGATCCTTATCGATGCCAATGACGGATCAGTAATCGCACAAGGCCCGTTCATGGACGATGACGACGAGAAAGATGACGACAACGGCTAA
- a CDS encoding metallophosphoesterase family protein, whose protein sequence is MKKTVFRTLLAASAAVILIAGTEGQIFSIAASGIRSLTNSSHSQLFDTNRVHKLDVTLPFSALAAGDVASCANGGYFGRTNRNLRYAIGLPRAEAAPNEGMLETKSILDQHPNTAVLALGDLVYKHGEAVGFEDCYDPYWGAAWARTWPTPGNHEYHSPYAYAYYDYWQDRAGPDRNGYYALQAGNWLILSLNSEIDASPGSAQAEWVKEVLAAHTDSCTAAYFHKPAYSSVTRSRTDSARALFRLVAKAGVRFVLHGHNHFYERTAPLNAEGKPDQGGTTAFVVGAGGKSTQGNLEPAAFSERLITGTTGMLKLTFTNKTASWTYLTGPGSMETDSGTVQC, encoded by the coding sequence ATGAAAAAAACCGTCTTTCGAACCCTACTGGCTGCATCGGCGGCCGTCATTCTGATCGCTGGGACCGAGGGGCAAATTTTCTCAATTGCGGCTTCCGGCATAAGGTCACTGACCAACTCTTCTCATTCGCAACTGTTTGACACAAACCGGGTCCACAAGCTGGATGTGACACTGCCGTTCTCTGCTCTCGCGGCAGGTGACGTCGCCTCCTGCGCAAACGGGGGCTACTTTGGAAGAACAAATAGAAACCTACGCTATGCGATTGGTCTCCCCAGGGCAGAGGCCGCGCCGAACGAGGGCATGTTGGAAACCAAAAGTATCTTAGACCAACACCCCAATACGGCGGTGCTCGCCTTGGGGGATCTGGTTTATAAACACGGCGAAGCTGTGGGCTTTGAAGATTGCTACGACCCATATTGGGGGGCTGCATGGGCACGAACATGGCCGACCCCCGGAAACCACGAATACCACTCGCCTTATGCATATGCCTATTACGATTACTGGCAAGATCGCGCGGGGCCAGACCGAAACGGCTATTACGCCCTGCAAGCCGGGAACTGGTTGATCCTGTCGCTGAACAGCGAGATTGATGCGTCCCCAGGGTCTGCACAGGCAGAATGGGTAAAGGAAGTGCTCGCAGCGCACACAGACAGCTGCACTGCGGCATATTTCCACAAACCTGCGTATTCGAGCGTGACGCGCAGCCGAACTGACAGTGCGCGGGCGCTGTTCCGGCTTGTCGCGAAAGCAGGCGTCCGCTTTGTCTTACATGGACACAACCACTTCTACGAACGCACTGCGCCGCTGAATGCCGAGGGCAAACCGGACCAGGGCGGCACGACCGCCTTCGTGGTTGGGGCCGGTGGCAAATCAACACAGGGCAACCTTGAGCCTGCGGCCTTCTCCGAGCGACTAATCACCGGAACGACAGGCATGCTGAAGCTGACCTTCACAAATAAAACGGCCAGCTGGACCTACCTCACCGGTCCCGGATCGATGGAAACAGACAGCGGCACGGTCCAATGTTGA
- a CDS encoding DedA family protein: protein MFDFITSLLASMGSLGVATLMLLENVFPPIPSEVIMPFAGYLAASGDLYFVSVVIAGTIGSVAGAFLWYWIGTLASETRLRELIVRHGRWLTISEQDLNRSLAWFRRNGGMAVFLGRMVPGVRTLISVPAGMTGMPLLPFLLYTGLGSLLWTAALTISGYLLEAQFAKVETWINPVTNVLLGGLLVLYVWRLLRPKAER from the coding sequence ATGTTTGACTTCATCACATCGCTACTCGCCTCCATGGGCAGCCTGGGCGTCGCTACCCTGATGCTGCTTGAGAACGTCTTCCCTCCGATCCCTTCGGAAGTCATCATGCCCTTCGCTGGCTATCTCGCGGCGAGCGGTGACCTCTACTTCGTCAGTGTCGTGATCGCAGGCACGATCGGTTCAGTGGCCGGCGCATTCTTATGGTATTGGATCGGCACATTGGCTTCTGAAACACGGTTGCGCGAGCTCATCGTGCGGCACGGCAGGTGGCTGACCATCTCAGAACAAGATCTCAATCGTTCCCTTGCGTGGTTTCGGCGCAATGGCGGCATGGCGGTGTTTCTGGGCCGGATGGTTCCGGGGGTCCGAACGCTCATATCCGTCCCCGCCGGAATGACGGGGATGCCGCTGCTGCCATTTCTACTCTACACAGGGTTGGGCAGCCTGCTCTGGACGGCCGCCCTCACCATTTCAGGCTATCTGCTGGAAGCGCAGTTTGCCAAAGTTGAGACGTGGATCAATCCGGTGACAAACGTCCTGCTTGGAGGCCTTCTTGTGCTTTATGTATGGCGGTTGCTTCGCCCCAAAGCAGAAAGATGA
- a CDS encoding DUF2127 domain-containing protein, whose translation MTALKQHNSKSLNHRLFAVTLFAKAVLGVLQLATAAAIFAGAADRLPALTQWFFRAELAENPNDFLATRAMSLAGVIPTSDLAFYTTYFLAHGGLHIAIVVALLYGAAWAHRAALFVLWAFVIYQLFEWLTVGGVALLILTAIDLTVIYITVREQRSRALLGS comes from the coding sequence ATGACAGCGTTAAAACAGCATAATTCAAAAAGCTTGAACCACCGATTATTTGCGGTGACCCTTTTTGCAAAAGCAGTCTTGGGCGTTCTTCAATTGGCAACGGCTGCGGCGATCTTCGCGGGAGCAGCAGATCGCCTTCCTGCTCTCACCCAATGGTTCTTTCGCGCAGAGCTTGCGGAGAACCCTAATGATTTCCTCGCGACCCGCGCCATGTCGCTCGCCGGTGTCATCCCGACATCGGATCTCGCGTTCTATACCACTTACTTTCTGGCGCATGGCGGGCTTCATATCGCGATCGTCGTGGCCCTGCTTTACGGCGCAGCATGGGCGCATCGCGCAGCGCTTTTCGTGCTTTGGGCATTTGTGATCTATCAACTATTCGAATGGCTCACTGTTGGCGGCGTGGCTTTGCTGATCCTGACTGCGATCGATCTAACGGTTATCTACATCACCGTGCGCGAACAGCGTAGTCGTGCTCTGTTGGGGTCCTGA
- the dusA gene encoding tRNA dihydrouridine(20/20a) synthase DusA: protein MKNKVEKSARLSVAPMMDWTDRHCRYLHRQLSRETLLYTEMVTAPALVRGGALHLLDHDPSEHPVALQLGGSDPAELARAARLGADTGYDEINLNCGCPSDRVQSGAFGAVLMQQPGLVADCVDAMRAACDVEVTVKCRIGVDDQNPEEILPEFLARIVAAGCTRVTIHARKAWLQGLSPKENRDIPPLDYNLVHQMKGLFPNLHISVNGGVTSLDQAEAFLDAGLDGVMVGRSAYHAPTDILASADRRIYGRGADSTAEAAVQGMLPYIEAHLASGGRLGQITRHMLGLFAGRPGARQWRRILSEGAHKPGAGPELVEAALAEVAAAQEIAAAG, encoded by the coding sequence TTGAAAAATAAGGTTGAAAAATCAGCCCGCCTGAGCGTGGCACCCATGATGGACTGGACCGACCGCCACTGCCGCTACCTCCACCGGCAGCTAAGCCGTGAGACGCTCCTCTATACCGAGATGGTCACCGCCCCCGCGCTGGTGCGGGGTGGGGCGTTGCATCTGCTGGATCATGACCCTTCGGAACATCCCGTGGCCCTACAACTTGGCGGGTCGGACCCCGCAGAGCTCGCACGGGCAGCACGGTTGGGGGCTGACACGGGCTATGATGAGATTAACCTCAATTGCGGCTGCCCGTCTGATCGGGTGCAATCGGGCGCCTTTGGCGCGGTCTTGATGCAGCAGCCGGGGCTGGTGGCGGACTGTGTTGATGCCATGCGCGCGGCCTGCGATGTCGAGGTGACCGTGAAATGCCGTATCGGCGTGGACGATCAGAACCCTGAGGAAATCTTGCCCGAGTTCCTCGCGCGTATCGTGGCGGCGGGCTGCACCCGTGTCACGATCCATGCGCGCAAGGCGTGGCTGCAGGGGCTGAGCCCCAAGGAAAACCGCGATATTCCGCCGTTGGACTATAATCTCGTGCATCAGATGAAGGGGCTGTTTCCGAACCTGCATATTTCGGTCAACGGTGGGGTCACATCGCTCGATCAGGCCGAAGCTTTTCTGGATGCCGGGTTAGATGGCGTCATGGTGGGGCGCAGCGCCTATCATGCGCCGACTGACATCCTCGCCAGCGCTGATCGGCGCATCTACGGGCGGGGTGCTGACAGCACTGCAGAGGCCGCGGTGCAGGGGATGTTGCCCTATATCGAGGCGCATCTGGCCAGCGGCGGGCGTCTGGGGCAGATCACCCGACATATGCTGGGGCTTTTTGCCGGGCGGCCCGGCGCGCGGCAGTGGCGGCGTATCCTGTCCGAAGGGGCGCATAAGCCCGGCGCGGGGCCGGAACTGGTCGAGGCCGCCTTGGCCGAGGTCGCCGCGGCGCAGGAAATCGCCGCGGCGGGGTAG
- a CDS encoding multidrug effflux MFS transporter, with protein MLRSALILGLLGLVGPFAIDMYLPAMPAIAASYGASETAVQATITAYFIAFGLGQLFYGPWADQAGRKLPIMVGLVLFLIASFGAAFAPTMAALTGWRALQGLGGAVLMVVPRAIIRDQYTGTQATRLMAMLMLVISISPMLAPLAGSAVMALADWRAIFVTLGALAIAALALTAFAQPETLPVKRRVRINPRNLWRGAKVLLSDPIFMGLTFIGGFAMGSFFVFIAFAPFVYTGQYGLGPTGFSLAFAVNAVGFFSASQLAGWLGERWGMRSLVRRGVAGFVFFSAAIFVTALATDPGLYLVMAGLFCANACLGVVVPTVMVVALDDHGDIAGLASSLGGTLQMVAGGLSIALAGPFFDGTVTPMLGAIAACGLVAALLTLALLRPRPVAEPTV; from the coding sequence GTGCTACGTTCAGCGCTCATTCTCGGGTTGCTGGGGCTGGTCGGCCCCTTCGCCATCGACATGTATCTGCCCGCCATGCCTGCCATCGCCGCCAGCTATGGCGCGTCAGAGACGGCGGTTCAGGCGACCATCACGGCCTATTTCATCGCCTTCGGGCTGGGTCAGCTTTTCTATGGCCCATGGGCCGATCAGGCGGGGCGCAAGCTGCCGATCATGGTGGGGCTGGTGCTGTTCCTCATCGCGTCATTCGGGGCCGCCTTCGCGCCGACGATGGCGGCGCTGACGGGCTGGCGCGCGCTGCAAGGGCTTGGCGGGGCCGTGCTAATGGTGGTGCCGCGTGCGATCATCCGTGACCAATACACCGGCACCCAGGCGACGCGGTTGATGGCGATGCTGATGCTGGTGATCTCGATCTCGCCGATGTTGGCCCCACTGGCGGGCAGCGCGGTGATGGCGCTCGCCGATTGGCGCGCGATCTTCGTAACCTTGGGTGCTTTGGCCATCGCCGCGCTGGCACTCACCGCCTTCGCCCAGCCCGAGACGCTGCCCGTCAAACGCCGCGTGCGGATCAACCCGCGCAACCTTTGGCGTGGGGCGAAAGTGCTGCTGAGCGATCCGATCTTCATGGGGCTGACCTTTATCGGCGGCTTTGCCATGGGGTCATTCTTTGTCTTCATCGCCTTTGCGCCCTTTGTCTATACCGGGCAATACGGGCTGGGGCCGACGGGGTTTTCGCTGGCCTTTGCGGTCAACGCGGTCGGCTTCTTCTCGGCCTCGCAACTGGCGGGGTGGCTGGGCGAACGCTGGGGCATGCGCAGCCTTGTGCGGCGCGGTGTGGCGGGCTTCGTCTTCTTTTCCGCCGCGATCTTTGTCACGGCGCTGGCAACCGATCCGGGCCTCTATCTGGTGATGGCGGGGCTGTTTTGCGCCAACGCCTGCCTTGGCGTTGTGGTGCCGACAGTGATGGTCGTGGCGCTGGACGATCACGGCGATATCGCTGGTCTCGCCTCTTCGCTGGGCGGCACATTGCAGATGGTGGCGGGTGGCCTCTCCATTGCGCTGGCCGGGCCGTTTTTTGACGGGACTGTCACACCGATGCTGGGGGCGATTGCGGCCTGCGGACTGGTGGCCGCCCTGCTCACGCTGGCGCTGCTGCGGCCCCGCCCGGTGGCAGAGCCCACGGTCTAA
- a CDS encoding sulfite exporter TauE/SafE family protein: MPELNDLLPMLVLIALIGGFAGVLAGLLGVGGGIVLVPAFFYALQSLGYDGPQLMQICLATSLATIIVTSARSVHAHNKKGAVDWEILRTWAPGIMVGAILGVLLVAQLRTQTLQAIFGGLALIVGLYLGFGRSDWRLGETMPRGIKRATLSPMVGFLSVLMGIGGGSFGVPLMTLHGRPIHRAVATAAGFGLLIAVPSVIAFLFVDIAQSRPPLTIGAVNLGAFGVVVTMTLITAPWGVRLAHAMDPKPLRRVFAVFLVLVALNMLRKALWG; encoded by the coding sequence ATGCCAGAGTTGAACGATCTTTTGCCGATGCTGGTGCTTATCGCCCTGATCGGAGGCTTTGCCGGGGTTTTGGCAGGGCTGCTGGGCGTCGGTGGGGGGATTGTCTTGGTCCCCGCGTTTTTCTATGCGCTGCAATCGCTCGGCTATGACGGGCCACAGCTGATGCAGATTTGCCTTGCGACATCACTGGCGACGATCATCGTCACCTCTGCGCGTTCGGTCCATGCACATAATAAAAAGGGCGCGGTCGATTGGGAAATCCTGCGCACGTGGGCGCCGGGGATCATGGTGGGGGCCATCTTGGGCGTGCTGCTGGTGGCGCAATTACGCACCCAGACGCTTCAGGCGATCTTTGGCGGACTGGCGCTGATTGTCGGGCTCTACCTAGGGTTCGGGCGCAGCGATTGGCGCTTGGGAGAGACCATGCCGCGTGGCATCAAACGTGCGACCCTGTCGCCGATGGTCGGGTTTCTGTCGGTGCTGATGGGGATCGGAGGCGGCAGCTTTGGCGTGCCGCTGATGACGCTCCATGGTCGGCCCATTCACCGGGCCGTGGCCACGGCGGCGGGCTTTGGGCTTTTGATCGCCGTGCCCTCGGTGATTGCCTTTCTCTTCGTTGATATCGCGCAAAGCCGCCCGCCCTTGACCATCGGCGCGGTTAATCTAGGTGCCTTCGGGGTCGTCGTGACAATGACGCTCATCACCGCGCCTTGGGGCGTGCGGTTGGCCCATGCGATGGACCCCAAGCCGCTCAGACGGGTCTTTGCCGTGTTTCTGGTGCTGGTGGCGCTAAATATGTTGAGAAAAGCACTTTGGGGCTGA
- a CDS encoding DUF1289 domain-containing protein: protein MTKKLWQRNEVESPCINICVVHPESRLCTGCLRSIDEIGRWSAMSAEERRAIMAELPQRESAHAKRRGGRAAKLARRRD, encoded by the coding sequence GTGACTAAGAAGCTCTGGCAGCGCAATGAGGTCGAAAGCCCCTGCATCAACATCTGCGTGGTGCACCCCGAAAGCCGACTCTGCACGGGCTGTCTGCGGTCGATTGATGAGATTGGCCGCTGGTCGGCGATGAGCGCGGAGGAGCGCCGCGCCATCATGGCGGAGTTGCCCCAACGTGAAAGCGCCCACGCAAAACGGCGCGGGGGCCGCGCGGCGAAACTGGCGCGGCGGCGCGACTAG
- the ruvX gene encoding Holliday junction resolvase RuvX → MIYDDTADFIAALPPMQALIGLDLGEKTIGVAVSDSFQSVATPLETVRRKKFGVDAARLAEIIAERRIGGLVLGLPRNMDGSEGPRCQSTRAFARNFDRLTPLPITYWDERLSTVAAERALLEADTTRKRRAEVIDHVAAGYILQGLLDRLQVMRRD, encoded by the coding sequence ATGATTTACGACGACACGGCAGATTTCATCGCCGCCCTGCCCCCGATGCAGGCGCTGATCGGGCTTGATCTGGGCGAAAAGACCATCGGCGTCGCGGTGAGTGACAGCTTCCAATCCGTCGCCACCCCGCTGGAAACCGTGCGGCGCAAGAAATTCGGCGTGGATGCCGCCCGTCTGGCCGAGATCATCGCCGAGCGCCGTATCGGTGGGCTGGTTTTGGGATTGCCGCGCAATATGGACGGCTCAGAAGGGCCGCGCTGCCAATCGACCCGCGCTTTCGCCCGCAACTTCGACCGGCTCACGCCGCTGCCCATCACCTATTGGGACGAGCGGCTGTCGACCGTGGCCGCCGAACGCGCATTGCTAGAGGCCGACACCACCCGCAAACGCCGCGCCGAGGTGATCGACCATGTGGCCGCGGGCTATATCCTTCAGGGGCTGCTGGACCGTTTGCAGGTGATGCGCCGTGACTAA